From one Plasmodium knowlesi strain H genome assembly, chromosome: 11 genomic stretch:
- a CDS encoding splicing factor 3A subunit 2, putative, translated as MDFQNRVGHKTGSGMPMTREDINQERRERLKQLALENIDITKDPYILKNNVGMYECKLCLTLHNNESSYLCHTQGKKHQMNLSQRLLKEKNELTTSKLLNKATPEPKKIVKIGKPRYDVTKVKNKRNKLGILFELSFPNIKENTKPKFRFMSSFEQKVEPPDKKYQYLLFAAEPYETVAFKIPNLDIDETQDFYYKWFEKKKIFVMQIHFQNPSEHNRVRRRRNFLPHNVRW; from the coding sequence ATGGACTTCCAGAACCGAGTGGGGCACAAAACGGGCAGTGGTATGCCCATGACGAGGGAGGATATAAACCAGGAGAGACGCGAACGTCTGAAACAACTCGCACTGGAGAATATAGATATCACGAAAGACCCATATATCCTGAAAAATAATGTTGGCATGTACGAGTGTAAATTATGCTTAACACTACACAACAATGAAAGTTCCTACCTATGCCATAcgcagggaaaaaaacatcagATGAATTTGAGCCAACGATtactaaaagaaaaaaacgaattaacCACCAGTAAGTTACTAAACAAAGCTACCCCGGAgcccaaaaaaattgtaaaaattggcAAGCCAAGATATGATGTCacgaaagtgaaaaataaaagaaataaactCGGCATCCTTTTCGAATTGTCTTTTCCGaatattaaagaaaatacaaaaccCAAGTTCCGCTTCATGTCATCATTTGAACAGAAAGTCGAACCTCCAGACAAAAAATATCAGTACTTGCTCTTCGCAGCCGAACCCTACGAAACTGTTGCTTTTAAAATTCCAAATTTAGACATAGACGAAACCCAGGACTTTTACTACAAGTGGtttgagaagaagaaaattttcgttATGCAGATTCACTTCCAGAACCCTTCCGAGCATAACCGCGTGCGCAGGCGCCGCAACTTCCTTCCCCACAACGTCAGGTGGTGA
- a CDS encoding secreted ookinete protein 25, putative, giving the protein MAKTCYFPFLFLTYFFLSSTLLAVARSDDRNVDNESAPEVYQRRDDNTAVVAQQDSLLQNSEPVLTLNEKIELLTTTYASNPPKYVSSMRELFRLYNSNIDITKNGFTNGSISLHMNFNKHTSSEDIGSMNTMFYARTINEDNDNVEIADGSYLIELNVDELLRENKDANGLDNASFGTRIGEDVISGDSTNVCKAIKGSELDATKLFITVNKEGEDKFSVSKLDDFLGECLKAAQDALAQRNASDKKKKKDGNLQSVDPVSGSEASGSQASSSQNRVQKPKKNRKALMDDFKESLVSKDMARCKASAKLLMANSTVSSLMYLFVLIALGICLL; this is encoded by the coding sequence ATGGCTAAGACATGttacttcccatttttgttccttacatatttttttttgagctcAACCTTGTTGGCGGTGGCCAGATCGGACGATAGAAATGTTGATAATGAATCAGCACCAGAAGTATATCAAAGGAGGGATGATAATACAGCAGTGGTTGCCCAACAGGATTCCCTTTTACAAAACAGTGAACCCGTGCTAACgttaaacgaaaaaatagaattatTGACCACAACATATGCCTCAAATCCACCTAAGTATGTAAGCTCCATGAGGGAGTTATTTCGTTTGTACAACAGCAACATTGACATAACGAAAAATGGTTTCACTAACGGATCCATATCCCTACACATGAATTTTAACAAACATACAAGTAGTGAAGACATTGGCAGCATGAACACTATGTTCTATGCACGCACAATAAACGAGGATAACGACAATGTTGAAATAGCCGATGGCTCATACCTTATTGAGTTGAACGTGGATGAATTATTAAGAGAAAACAAAGATGCAAATGGACTTGATAATGCATCTTTTGGAACAAGAATCGGTGAAGATGTTATTTCGGGTGATTCTACCAATGTTTGCAAAGCTATTAAGGGCAGTGAACTCGACGCCACAAAACTTTTTATCACGGTAAATAAGGAAGGCGAAGACAAGTTTTCTGTTTCAAAGCTTGACGATTTTTTGGGAGAATGTTTGAAGGCTGCGCAGGATGCTTTAGCGCAGAGAAACGCTTcggataagaagaaaaaaaaagatggaaattTGCAAAGTGTTGATCCGGTTAGTGGAAGTGAGGCTAGTGGAAGCCAGGCCAGCAGTAGCCAAAACAGAGTCCAGAAaccaaagaaaaatagaaaggcTTTAATGGATGATTTCAAAGAGAGCTTGGTGTCGAAGGACATGGCAAGGTGTAAAGCGTCTGCCAAACTGCTAATGGCAAATTCGACGGTATCTAGTTTAATGTACCTGTTCGTACTAATAGCACTAGGCATCTGCCTGCTGTAG